Below is a genomic region from Pseudomonas frederiksbergensis.
GGCATTAGTCGGTTCGATCCCGAGCTCAGCTAGGCGCTGCAGAAGCTCTCCGAAGATTTCCTCCTTATGCATGCTCCAGGACGAAGCAAAGCACCGCCAGAACGTCCAGCCTGCACGCTCGAGGATACGTTGGCGATTCATGTCTGCCTCCCAGCGATCGGGGCCATGGAAAGCGTCCCCATCACACTCGATGGCCAGACGATTATCGTTGGCGCCTTCTACGACCATGTCGAGCCTGAATGCCCCACTCTCACCTGCGGGATGACGCGGTATCCCCGCTCAACCAATCTGCTGAATACCTGCTGCTCGAACCCAGACTCGCACAGCTTGATGAGGCCATCCTGATCGACCTCCTGCTCAGTTAGGGTTTGCTGAAGTACTCGAGGAGTGTACGACGAACATCTTTCTGGGAGAGGTGATCAAGAGTGACCGAGCGAATCAGGTACATCCTGTCACGCGCACGGCTAGCGGCTACGTTGAACCGCTGTTCAGCAGCATTGCCTGAAAGCGGATGGCAGTTCTCCGGATCTGCGACCATGGAAATGAAGATGATGTCGCGCTCGCTCCCCTGGAAGGTGCTGGCGTCACCACACGCAAATTCGCGTGCGTGGAGCTCCACGGCCGGGCATCGTTCACGTACTAGCGAATCGATGAATTTGGCTTGTTCCATGCCCCTAGCAGCGTCACCACACCAATCGAGCGACCCGCATACTTGTCGTCCTTGATAAGTGCCTGGATTTCTTCAACGATGGCTTCGGCCTCAAGCTTGTTGCAGCCCTTCTTGTTCCTCACTCCGTCTTTGACGTAGATGTCCACCAGCGGTGGATCGAGGCGCTCGGATGGTCGAGGGATTCGAAGGGGCTGGATCGCACCGCCGTAGAACTGGTTGGAATAGGAAATGATGGGAGGGACGCAGCGGAAATGCTCACGCAGCATAACCATGTGACCAGCGAAGACTCGCGATGCCAAATCGTAAAGAGATTTATCCGGCGTCATGTCGGCGCCATAGGGCTGGTCATTCAGGAACCGGTTACGAAGCTCGCCGATCCTCTTGCCGGATTTGAAACCGCCATCGGGAGAAACCTGCTTGTCATCCCCTACTACCAGTACCTTTTTGGCCCTGACGATAGCCGGCAAAGCCCATAAGTCTGACTGGCTCGCCTCATCCACAATCACCAGGTCGAAGGCGCCTATTTCCGCCGGCATGGACTCAGAAATCTTGGC
It encodes:
- a CDS encoding DEAD/DEAH box helicase, translated to MEEAWQHAQIRSHLQSIEARHELVELNGKRVKLEAGLARMYREVVSRAAWLSTKANASPMVLQALAGYSTAIRKIGQGTGPNAERYRRDAQQCMQDAAGAVPCWIMSHAKISESMPAEIGAFDLVIVDEASQSDLWALPAIVRAKKVLVVGDDKQVSPDGGFKSGKRIGELRNRFLNDQPYGADMTPDKSLYDLASRVFAGHMVMLREHFRCVPPIISYSNQFYGGAIQPLRIPRPSERLDPPLVDIYVKDGVRNKKGCNKLEAEAIVEEIQALIKDDKYAGRSIGVVTLLGAWNKPNSSIR
- a CDS encoding AAA domain-containing protein, which gives rise to MEQAKFIDSLVRERCPAVELHAREFACGDASTFQGSERDIIFISMVADPENCHPLSGNAAEQRFNVAASRARDRMYLIRSVTLDHLSQKDVRRTLLEYFSKP